CAGATTGAAAGAGATTCTCTTTCCCACCGATTTTTCAGAGGCTGCGAAACAGGCGTTTGCGCCTGCGGCAACCTTTGCGAAAAAATTTGGCGCGCATCTGTTCGTGCTGCATTCCATTGAAGAAGACAGTCAGGATTTTTATGCAGAATTAGGTCTTGCGGGCGACAACCTGAAAGCCGATGTCGGAGCCTACCTGCAATCTCACATTGCTTCCCTTCCAGATGCCGATGCAGTCACTTCTTATCACGTCACGGAAGGCAAAGCCGAAAGCGAAATTCTCCAGTTTATCGAAGCCCAGGGCATTGACCTCGTCGCCATCGCCACGCAGGGGCATTCGGGCATTCAAGAGGATTTGATCGGTTCAACCACCGACCGCATCATTCGTCAGGCACCCTGCCCGGTGCTGACGGTTCGCGGATATAACCAATAAGCGGCGCTGAACGAGAACAGGTGGTTTGGCAGATTTCCAGCATAAACTTTCTGACAAGGCACATTCTTATTCAATCGTTCATTCAAGCGATTTCATTGACGACAGTCAAAGTCCGTGTGTAGTATTGCGCGGGTCAATTCTTAGGCAACACAAACTTAAAGACGTTATTAAATTCAAGGTGAACAATAGCTGTTTAAGTACAGGAGTGTTGTTAAACCATCATCAACCAATAAGCAATCAGAGAATTGAGATTGGTTAAACCTTTCTACCAGGAGATAACGGCTATGGAGAGTGAAACCAAAACGGCACCAGCCACACGCGAAGGTTGGGGTTCGCAAATCGGATTGGTGCTGGCAATGGCCGGTAATGCTGTCGGTCTGGGAAATTTTTTGCGCTTCCCGGCGCTTGCCGCCAAAAACGGCGGCGGCACATTTATGATTCCTTACTTCATTTCCCTGCTACTGCTTGGGATTCCGCTAATGTGGATTGAATGGGGAGTCGGGCGATACGGTGGCAAATTCGGTTATTCAACCGCGCCCGGCATGTTTGAAAAATTATGGAAGCATCCGCTGGCAAAATATCTGGGGGCGCTCGGAGTTTTCATTCCTCTGGCGTTTGTCATCTATTACACCTATCTGGAATCGTGGACGCTCGGCTATGCCGTTCTGTCTTTCACCAATCAGATTCCGAGTATCGAAGGGCAGACCCCGCAACAAGCTTTCGATACCATGGGAAATTATCTGGCGACCTATCAGGGCACCAATAACACCTTGCCGTTTTCCGGCACCGTGATGAGTGTGACGTTTTTTATTCTCACCCTGTTTGCCAACATCTTTATCATTTCACGCGGTCTTGCGGGTGGTATTGAAAAGATGGCGAAAATCGGTATGCCGCTATTGATCCTCTTTGCGATTATCGTCGGTATCCGGGTGCTGTCGCTGCCGGGCGCAATGGATGGCGTAGCGTTCGTCTGGAATCCCGATTTTTCAAAAATCACTGATGGCGCGGTCTGGCTTGCCGCCGCCGGTCAAATCTTTTTCACCTTGTCACTGGGCACTGGTTCGATTGAAACCTATGCCAGTTATGTGAAAGAAGATGAAGACATCGTGCTCACCGGACTTGCGACCTCATCGATGAATGAATTCTGCGAAGTCATTCTCGGCGGTTCGATTTCGATTCCGGCAGCCGCAGCCTTTTTCGGTCCCGGCGCGGCAACCGCGATTGCCAACAGCGGCACCTTCAATCTCGGATTTCAAACGATGCCGGCGGTCTTTTCGGGATTGCCAGGCGGCTTTCTTTTCGGCGGTCTGTTTTTCACTCTGCTCTTTTTCGCAGGTATCACCTCGTCGCTTGCGCTGGCGCAACCGGCAATGGCTTTCCTGCAAGATGAACTGAGGATGACCCGTAACAAAGCGGCATTATTGGTTGGCGCGATTATGCTGGTTGCGGCGATTCCCATCATCATGTACCTGCAATATGGTTTCCTTGATGAGTTCGATTTCTGGGCGGGGGCGTTTTTCCTGTTAATTTTCTCGCTGATTGAAACCATTCTGTTTTTCTGGATTTTCGGCAGCAAGCAGGCGTGGTCAGAGATTCGCAAAGGCGAGCAGATGAAACTGCCGCAGTTTTTCTACCCGATTATGAAGTATGTAGTGCCGATTTTCTTAATCATCATTCTCATCAAAGGCGCGATTGATGATATGTTGCCGCGCATCTTCTTTAAAAAATGGGAAGATATGCCGGGTTGGAGCAAAGCCGCCGCCTCGGCTGGCGACCGCCTCGCTTACGAATTCGGATTGGTGGGTCGTCAACTGGTTCCCAATCATGAAGAGGCAGCCAATTTCTGGTATCACTGGGGCGCGCGTATCGAGATGATTGCGATCTATTTCCTGTTTGTTTATCTGGTTTATTACGCCTGGAAAAAATATCGTCGTCCGAGTCCGGAGGGGGTATAGCTTATGGAAATGTTGACAAATACACCGGGGTTCTTTTTTCAGGAAGTCGCGCGACCACAGATGACCACCGGGGGGTGGGTCTTTATCGTCTGCGCATGGTTATTTATTTTGACGCTCACCTTTTACACTTTCTCAAAAATCTTGAGGCAGAAAAAATGAACGGGCGTTAATTGGCTGCGCGATTCGAGAGCATAGTTTTTTCAATCCACAATATGTCGGTATTAAAATAAAAACTGCGGATTGAAAGCACTATGCTCTTTGATTTCATCCCTGCGTCTCAATCTCAAAATGGCAAACGCAAAAACCAAATCCCACAAGAAAAGTGAAACGCCTGCGGCACCTGATGATGTGCGCCAGCTTCTGGAATTGATTATCGGCGAAATCGAAGCTCCGGTTGATATGCAGAAGCTCATCGTCAAAGTGCCACCGACGACCAATTGCATTGCCGAATTGCGCGATTTTTTAAAAGCCAAAGATCGCGCCCATCGTCGCGAAGCTTTCATCAAAACCGAGCCGATGTGGTTTCGTAAATACGGCTGGTTTATGGCAAGAATCGTCATGGTGTTTGGCATACTGGTGATTGTGTATTCGATTATCACGCGCAATACCTCAGCCAACTTTATTTCTGCATTGGTTCTCGGCGCGGCATTTTATTATGGTTTATTGGTTACTTTATCGAACTGGCGCTATCGCGATAAAAATAAACGCCGTCAGCGCCTGCTTGACGAAGAGGGCAAAAACTATCAGCGCGAGATTATTGTGATTGCCGCTTCACTCCTGACGCAGTTCAAAATCGATGCCAGAAATTACCCGATTGCTAAACCGAAAAGCAGCGCCGGTCTTGAAAACCTTGAAGGCAAATATTTTATTCCTCTGCCTTCGGAATAGCTTTTTTGTAGTCCGGTTGCGATATAAAAAAACCACGATTATGCGAGCCTTAAATAATAAAAAAATTTTCGGAATGATTTTAGTGGGCGGATTGCTCATCACTACACAAACGGTTTTCGCAAGCGGTGAACCCGCAGCGGCAGAAGGCGGTCATGGGTTGAACCCACTGGTGCTTGTGGGGGTGGCGCTGATGTTGGTAGTCGCCAAACTGGGCGGCGAAGTATTTGAACGCTTCAAACAACCGGCAGTGCTTGGCGAACTGGTTGGTGGCATCCTCGTCGGCAATCTGACTTTGCTTGGACTGACTTCCATTGAACAACTCAAAAGCAACGAAGTAATCGGCGCGCTGGCTGAAATCGGCGTCATCATTCTGTTATTTGAAGTCGGCTTGGAATCGAATTTACAAGAGATGAAGGAGGTTGGCTGGTCGTCTTTGTTTGTCGCTGTGGCAGGCGTCATCGCGCCGTTTTTTTTGGGCTGGGGAGTTGCCGCCTATTTTCTTCCCAACGAAGCCACGCTCGCACATATTTTTATTGGCGCGACGCTTTGCGCAACCAGTGTCGGCATCACTGCCCGGGTGTTGAAAGATATGGGTAAATTGCAAACCCGCGAATCGCGCATCATTTTGGGCGCGGCAGTGATTGATGATGTACTGGGGTTGCTGATTCTCGCGGTGGTTGCCGGTTCGATTAAAGCCAGCGCCAACGGCGGGGCGCTTGCTGTAAGCGATGTGGCGTTGATTGCCGGAAAATCGCTGGTCTTTCTGATTGGTGCGATTGCGGTTGGTCACTATCTGATTCCGCAGGTGTTTCGCGGCGCGAGCCGTTTGGAAAGTCGCGGTGTGCTGCTGGCGCTTGCCATCGCTTTCTGTTTTTCAATGGCTTGGGTTGCAGCGCTCGTGGGACTTGCGCCGATTGTCGGCGCGTTTGCCGCAGGGCTGGTTTTAGATGAAGCCCATTTTGAATCATTCAATCAACAGGGCGAACGCGACCTCGAAGATTTAATCGCGCCGATCAGCACGGTGCTGGTTCCCATCTTTTTTGTGTTGATGGGACTTAAAGTTGATTTGAAGGCTTTTGCCCGGGTTGAAGTCCTGGGCTTTGCCGCGTGTCTGACCGTAGCAGCGATTATCGGCAAACAGATTTGTTCACTGGCAACTCTGGAAAAAGGCATCAACCGCTTATCCATAGGGCTTGGCATGATTCCGCGCGGCGAAGTCGGACTGATTTTCGCGGGCATCGGCGTCACCTTGATGCTTCCCAACGCGGAAGGCGTCGCCGAACCGGTAATTGGTTCGGCAACCTTTGGCGCAGTGGTGATTATGGTGATTGTCACGACATTGGTCACGCCGCCATTTCTCAAATGGTCGCTCGGCAAGCAGAAAAACTCCCCTAACCCGACGCCATCCGGGGCTTTGGATGAAGTCATCGAAGATAGCATCGAACGAACTTCGAGATAACCAAAGCACTGCAATTTTCAACCCCATACCATTGATTGAACGTCAGCAGAAAAGTTGTAAAAACAACGTCGTAAATTAGCACTTTCTTCCCGCCTTGTTGACTTGGAAAAATTCGCTGTGTAGTATAGCCCACGCCAATTTTCAATGCATTTTATTGAATCCAGCTTTGCTATTGATGTTCATGGTTCGGAGTTTTTATTTCATCGGATAGCTGCGTCCGGCATATTTAATCCCGTGTTAAAAAGGCTGGCAAATTGTTGACTGAACAGCTTCGACTGCACAGCTTCAATCGGTTGTCTAATCGGGAATTCGACAGTGATTGCAGTATTTGGTTCAGGCAAAGAATAGGGGTGTTTCTTAATATATTTTCATCCTGAATCCCGAATAAAATTTTGAATCCAAAATTGGAGGTCATTGAATGGCAAATCAATTGTTTGCTAAAAAACCGCTTGATGTATTGCTTGAGGAGATGAAAGGCGAGCATCGGCTCCGTCGCGTACTTGGTCCAGTACAATTGACTGCGCTTGGCGTCGGCGCGATTATCGGCGCTGGTATCTTTGTTGCAACCGGCGCGGCGGCTCATAACGTCGCCGGTCCGTCATTAATGTTGTCTTATGTGGTTGCCGGTATTACTTGCGTGTTTGCGGCATTGTGTTATGCCGAATTCGCTTCGATGGCTCCGGTTGCCGGTTCGGCGTTTACTTATGCTTACGCCACGCTGGGAGAACTGTTCGCCTGGATTATCGGTTGGGATTTGGTCCTCGAATACGCCGTCGGTTCGGCGACTGTGGCAAACGGCTGGTCGAGTTTTTTCCAGAGTCTGTTGCCGAAAATAGGCATACATTTGCCGGAGGTGATAAGTCGCGCGCCGATTATTTATGATGCCGAAGCTGGGCATTTTGTCAGAACCGGCGGCATTGTCAATCTTCCTGCGGTTATCATCGTACTCATCGTCACCGCCATTCTGGTTAAAGGCATCCAGGAAAGCGCCTCGTTTAACGCTACGATGGTCGCCATCAAAATCGCTGCGGTCTTATTCGTTATTCTGGTCGGCGCATTTTTCATCAATTCCGACAATTGGAAACCATTCGCGCCTTATGGATTCGGCGGGCTGAATATTTTCGGCAAAACCGTTTGGGGCGAAACCGTCGGCGGCAGACCTGTTGGAATGCTGGCGGGAGCCGCAATTATCTTTTTCGCCTATATCGGTTTCGATTCGGTCTCAACCCATGCTGAAGAAGCAAAACGACCGAACCGCGATGTTCCTATCGGTATCGTCGCCTCTTTGCTCATTTGCACAGTGCTTTATGTATTGGTCGTCGCGGTTCTAACCGGCATGGTGAAGTACACCCAGATTGATACGGGAGCCGGTGTTTCAATGGCATTTCAATCAATCGGAATGCAATGGGCTGAGGTCATCATCGCCATTGCCGGTGTTGCCGGTATCACTTCGGTGCTGCTGGTTATGATGTTATCCGCGCCGCGCGTTTTTCTGGCGATGGCGCGGGACGGATTGGTTCCGGCATCGTTTTTCGCAGATATTCATGAGCGATTCCGCACCCCCTGGAAAAGCACGATTCTCATCGGCATTTTTGTGTCAATCGGCGCGGGGTTGCTGCCCATTGACGCTTTGCTTGAAATGACCAATATCGGAACTCTCTTTGCTTTCGCGGTGGTTTGCGCAGCCGTGTTGATTATGCGAAGAACGAATCCTGATGCCGAACGACCATTCCGTTGCCCGATGGTTCCGGTCGTTCCCATTGCAGGCATCATTATGTGTCTGGTGTTGATGTTTTCGCTGCCGTGGCCGAACTGGCTGCGCTTGATTGTCTGGATGGCAATCGGTTTGGTTATCTATTTCCTCTACAGTCGGCATCACAGTTTCATGAAAAGTTATCTCGCGCATGAAATCTCCGCGCACGGGGTTTCCCCCGCCGGGCAACCGATTGATGATATTGTCACCAAAGACGAAACTCATCCCGACGCCAAATCTGAATAACCAGTTGATAAAAGGCAACGAGAGATAAAGGCTCGTTGCCTTTCCTAAAACCTTTCTCGCCTGTCAGGCAAAAACTTACAGAAATTGAACCGGCGGTTGACGCGCCTTTGTTTTGGCGGCTACAATGACGCTTTCTTTGAAACACCTCATTCAAGACAAGGGGAAGTGGCGGAACAGGTAGACGCGATGGTCTCAAAAACCATTGGGATAATCTCCCGTGTGGGTTCGAGTCCCACCCTCCCCACCATCAAACACCGTAGGCAGTCGGCAGCATTTGACTCCTCCGATTTTTATCGGCTACCGACTACCGACGACCCACAACCGCCCTATGAAGAAGTCCGAAATCAGTTTCGATTCCATTCCGGGTTCAGCGCGTTCGGAAATCAGTTTAACCATTTGCCTGAAATGCGCCTTTGATTTTTTTACTAAACAACTCAATCTCACGCCGCGCACAGCCTACTCGGAACTGAAAAAACACCTTCCCGAAGAGACCGATTTCACCGGCGCATCAACTGCCCGCCCGCACTTTTTCAAAACCGCTGAGACCAAAAAATGCCCTTATTGCAAAGCCGCGAAAAAATGGTTTGCAGACTTTCGCGCCATTCGCATTGACGCTCACCCTTCGTTTGAAAAAGAGCGCAAAAAATTGTGGACGGCATTAAAAAAAGCGTCGGAGCGATTCGCCCTGTGGCACCCCGAACGCACTACCATGCAAATTTTTTCCGAATGGCTTGAACGCCTGAACCGGCGCATTGATTTCGCGAATAATCAATGGCTTCTCGACATTGGTATTGAAACCGTTAAACGCTATGCCCCGTCAAACAGTTGGGATGAGGTTTTAGCGGAAGGGGTGCATCGCCTGCAGCTTTCTCATCAGGTAGATGACGAATGGCATTATGAACGGCAATGGCTTTATGTTTCGCCCAGGCTTTACGGCAATGCCTTGATGGTGCAACATCTACTGTCGCGTTCACACTATCATGGCGGGCGCACCTTTGAAGGTCATTTAACGTTGCATGAATTCGTCAATCGCCTGCGAAAAACCGGCTATCTCGCCGTTCAAGACATCACCACGCACGACGCCCAGGAAGCTTTTGAACAGGCGATTGCGCGATTGGTTGAAACCGGCCCGGTTGCTGTATATTATGCCGTTGACCGCAATGATTATCTGGCGCGGCTCAAAGAACTTTACGAAAAACAATTCAAGAATTAGAAAGTCGATATGAAAATCAAATCACTCATTTTTGCAATCATTTTTTCAATTTCCGTATCCGTGCTGGCAATCGCACAGGAAGGGCAACCGGGGTTTGTCATTTTACTCAAAAACGGCAGCGCCGTTCGCGGTCGCACCTTGACGCGCGAAACCTCAGGGCAATTGCGGCTGGCGATGACCGAAACGGCAAGCGGCGAACCCAAAAGTTACGCCATCATTGATGTCGAAGATACGGAATCCATCCGCGCTTCATCAAGCGATACCGATTCGATTCTCATCAAATTACATGGCGGCAGCGAACTCCGCTGCAAAGAGTTTTCCCTGAACGGCAATTCGGTGATTGTAAAACTAGGCACCCAAAGCCGCATCGAAGTCCGTTGGGAAGACATTACTTCCATCAGTTTCAACGGATGATAATTTGCAGAGGCTTGCAAGAATGCCGAATGCTTACTCAAAAACTTCATGCGCCGGACAGTGAAATTGCGGTAACAGCGGCGTGGTCAGCATATCATTTAAGGTGAGAAGCTTTGCTTGATTAAATTTCGGCGAACGATAAATTTCGCTGGTTGTTGTTTCAGGGTCAACCAACCAGTATTCCTGCACACTGTATTTGCGATAAAGCTGGCGTTTGATTTGCCGGTCGCGTTTGGCATTTTCCGTACCGGGCGAAAGAATTTCAATAATCAATTCAGGAGCGCCACATAACTTTTCATCTTGAGATATTTCCGCCAATCGCTCATAGCTGATAAAAACCAAATCGGGAATCACCGCGTCGAACACACTAAAAATAACGCCCGGTGTGGGATAAATTTTTCCTTCAGGAAATTTTTTCAAGTGATTCCCGAAAGCCAAAATCAAATTAGAGGTTATCCCCTGATGATTCAGTCTCGGCGCTCTTGTCACAAGTAATTCCCCTTCTATTAACTCGTAGCGATTGCCGTCATCCGGCAAAGCATCCAAATCATCTACAGTTAATCGCGGGTAAATTTTTGCGACCGTATCTTAATACTCCCAACCTGAACCTATCACAAAAGCGAGTGTGACAAAAGCTGTCGAGCCAGGCTATTCCTTGCATAATCCACTTAAAGTTTCATTCAATTCATCCCATGCCAGCTTGATGGTTTCGTGTGATGTGCGGATATTGCCAATCGCTAATCGCAAGGTAAATTTGCCATTCAATTTAGTGTGCGATAGAAAAATTTTGCCGCGTTCATTGACCCGCGCCATGAGTCTTTCATTCAAGGATTCTAATCCGGCTTCATCACCCTGCAACTCAGGCGGGCAGGCACGGAAACAAACCAGACTGAACGGCACCGGCGCAAGCAGTTCAAATTTATCGCTATCTTTTACCCACGCAGCGAATTCCTGCGCATATTGCAAATGCTGGCGAATTCTTTGCACGACGCCTTCAACGCCGAAATAGCGCAGCACAAACCAGAGTTTGATGGCGCGAAAACGCCGACCGAGTTGCGGGCCATAATCCATGAAGTTTTTAACTTCGTCTTCGCCTTGCGCGGTTCGCAAATATTCCGGCACCAGCGAAAATGCCTGCTTTAAAATATTCATTCGTCGGCAAAACAACACGCTTAAATCCACCGGCGTGAATAGCCATTTATGCGGATTGACGACAAATGAATCGGCACGTTCGCAACCTTCGAGAATCCATTTCATTTCGGGAACAATCGCGGCGCTTCCGGCATACGAAGCATCGACGTGCATCCAGAGGTTTTCTTTTTCGCAAATCTCGGCAACCGCCGCCACCGGGTCAACACTGGTTATTGAAGTCGTGCCAATCGTCGGCACCACACAAAACGGTCGCCAACCTGCCTGGCGGTCTTCTTCAATTGCCGCAGCGAGCGCCTCGGGCAACATTCTGAACTCCGCATCGCAGGCGATTTTTCTGACACTGCGATGTCCGAGTCCCAAAGTGATTGCCGCTTTATCAATCGATGAATGCCCGTGTTCCGAGCAATACAAACGCAGTTTCGCATTTGCGCCATAGAGTCCGTCTTCGCGCACATTCAAATCGGTCACGGCTTCACGCGCGGCGGCAATTGCACACAGGGTTGAAATCGAAGCCGTATCATAAACCACGCCGGAAAAACTACCGGGTAAGCCAATCATCTGACGCAACCAGTTGGTGGTTACTTCTTCGAGTTCAGTTGCCGCAGGCGAAGAGCGCCACAACATGGCGTTGACGTTGAATGCGGCAGCAAACATTTCGCCGAGAATGCCGGGCATAGAACCCGTGACGGAAAAGTAAGCGAAAAATCCCGGATGATTCCAATGTGTCACCCCTTGAACCAGGTGTTTATCAATATCCGCAAGAATATCAGCCATCGGTTCGCCGGTGGTTGGCGCGGCTTGCGGCAGGGCATTTTTTAAAAAATTCGGTTCGACCTGCGCGAGCACCGGATAGTTTTCGGGATGCGCCAAATAGTGGGCAATCCAATCAACCACCTGATGACCGTATTGGCGAAATTCTTCGGGATTCATATCTCCGAAAAAATCGCTTTGAGGTGCAGAGTTTTCAAGCATTTCTTTACTCATTGTTCACCAATAAAAATGAGGACGGTGAAGCGAAAACCTTCAGTCCTCAAAAGCTGAAATCTGATGTATTGACATCAACGGCTGCGTTGCAAAAATTGCAATAGGTTATCATCCGGCTCGCTGCCACTGATGATATTGGCAATCTTCCAGAGGTTTTTATTTTTTACGAGTTCAACATCGACCGGGCGTTCGTCGATGACCTTGCCCTGCTCTTTCCAGATGAAGATGACTTGAATCGTGGCTTTGGCGGCTGATTCGTTGGTATTGCCTATGCGAAAAGTGGTCGGGTATTCCTGCGAATTGGTAAACGGGTCGCCGTTCATCTCCGGCGCTTCATCCGCTTTTGTCGGTTTGCTGACTTCGGCAACCAGTAATTTATAGAGCGTGTCATCCAACCACTTGCGCCTTTGTAAAAGCCCGCGTTTTGAATAATCGAATTTATGCGCGAAATGATAAGCATAAAACGCTTTCACGGTTGCCGTCGCACCGGCTTGAACGGGGTTTGATTTTCCTGAAATCGCAAATGAGAAAAATATTACCAGTAGCAAAGCCCGAATCGTTTTGTGTGTCATTCTTTTTTCCAATTCATTTAACGCGCGAATCATTCACAGCCCAGAAAAGTAACGCCAAAAACCAACCTCCGCCAATGCCGAAAGTAACGATAAAAAAAATAAAAAGCGCAAAATCATCGCCAGTTATTCCTTTACCCGATTTAATAGCAGGCAATATCTGATTGACCATAAGCCAGCCAGTGGCAACCATCACCATGAAACCTATTCTTAAAATCAAAAACCGGATGAAGCCGCGCGCGTTGATTTTTTTCCAATCCTGATTGTTATAAATCACAATCTCACCTTATGCGGTTTCTACTTTTTCAATCCGCGTGTAATCGGCTTTGCGTTTGACAGGCGTAAAACCTTCTTCAATCACCACGTCGCGTAACATCTTTTCGGTCGCTTCGTGATGCGCCCCGGCTTTGGAAATCACGTTCTCTTCAATCATCGTGCTGCCGATGTCGTTGGCTCCATAATGCAACCCCATTCGTCCGACATCCAAGCCTTGCGTGAGCCACGACACCTGTTCATTGGGGATGCTACTTAAATAAAGCCTGCCGATTGCCAACCACCGCAAGTATTCATCCGGCTTGACGCGCTCCGGGTAGAGTTTGCCAATCGCCGTGTTATCGGGTTGCAAGGTCCACGGAATGAACGAAACGAATCCCGGATTGCGCTCCTGCAAGGCGCGGAGTTTTTCCAGATGCAGTAAACGGTGATCACGGTTTTCGCCCATCCCGAACATCATCGTCGCCGTGGTCGCAATCTTCAACAAATGCGCCGCGTCCATCACATTCA
The Acidobacteriota bacterium DNA segment above includes these coding regions:
- a CDS encoding cation:proton antiporter — translated: MRYKKTTIMRALNNKKIFGMILVGGLLITTQTVFASGEPAAAEGGHGLNPLVLVGVALMLVVAKLGGEVFERFKQPAVLGELVGGILVGNLTLLGLTSIEQLKSNEVIGALAEIGVIILLFEVGLESNLQEMKEVGWSSLFVAVAGVIAPFFLGWGVAAYFLPNEATLAHIFIGATLCATSVGITARVLKDMGKLQTRESRIILGAAVIDDVLGLLILAVVAGSIKASANGGALAVSDVALIAGKSLVFLIGAIAVGHYLIPQVFRGASRLESRGVLLALAIAFCFSMAWVAALVGLAPIVGAFAAGLVLDEAHFESFNQQGERDLEDLIAPISTVLVPIFFVLMGLKVDLKAFARVEVLGFAACLTVAAIIGKQICSLATLEKGINRLSIGLGMIPRGEVGLIFAGIGVTLMLPNAEGVAEPVIGSATFGAVVIMVIVTTLVTPPFLKWSLGKQKNSPNPTPSGALDEVIEDSIERTSR
- a CDS encoding amino acid permease — translated: MANQLFAKKPLDVLLEEMKGEHRLRRVLGPVQLTALGVGAIIGAGIFVATGAAAHNVAGPSLMLSYVVAGITCVFAALCYAEFASMAPVAGSAFTYAYATLGELFAWIIGWDLVLEYAVGSATVANGWSSFFQSLLPKIGIHLPEVISRAPIIYDAEAGHFVRTGGIVNLPAVIIVLIVTAILVKGIQESASFNATMVAIKIAAVLFVILVGAFFINSDNWKPFAPYGFGGLNIFGKTVWGETVGGRPVGMLAGAAIIFFAYIGFDSVSTHAEEAKRPNRDVPIGIVASLLICTVLYVLVVAVLTGMVKYTQIDTGAGVSMAFQSIGMQWAEVIIAIAGVAGITSVLLVMMLSAPRVFLAMARDGLVPASFFADIHERFRTPWKSTILIGIFVSIGAGLLPIDALLEMTNIGTLFAFAVVCAAVLIMRRTNPDAERPFRCPMVPVVPIAGIIMCLVLMFSLPWPNWLRLIVWMAIGLVIYFLYSRHHSFMKSYLAHEISAHGVSPAGQPIDDIVTKDETHPDAKSE
- a CDS encoding pyridoxal-dependent decarboxylase, whose protein sequence is MSKEMLENSAPQSDFFGDMNPEEFRQYGHQVVDWIAHYLAHPENYPVLAQVEPNFLKNALPQAAPTTGEPMADILADIDKHLVQGVTHWNHPGFFAYFSVTGSMPGILGEMFAAAFNVNAMLWRSSPAATELEEVTTNWLRQMIGLPGSFSGVVYDTASISTLCAIAAAREAVTDLNVREDGLYGANAKLRLYCSEHGHSSIDKAAITLGLGHRSVRKIACDAEFRMLPEALAAAIEEDRQAGWRPFCVVPTIGTTSITSVDPVAAVAEICEKENLWMHVDASYAGSAAIVPEMKWILEGCERADSFVVNPHKWLFTPVDLSVLFCRRMNILKQAFSLVPEYLRTAQGEDEVKNFMDYGPQLGRRFRAIKLWFVLRYFGVEGVVQRIRQHLQYAQEFAAWVKDSDKFELLAPVPFSLVCFRACPPELQGDEAGLESLNERLMARVNERGKIFLSHTKLNGKFTLRLAIGNIRTSHETIKLAWDELNETLSGLCKE
- a CDS encoding universal stress protein, with protein sequence MAQINTILFATDFSENSNHAFPYATALAKAFKAKIVLMHVEEPGESDPANPEHSFKSLEDYDGEVETERVVIRGHAPYKHILELSRKKNCDLIVMATHGHSALSQFFLGGSTAEEVSRFSTIPVFIVKTGEDATPENYTGRLKEILFPTDFSEAAKQAFAPAATFAKKFGAHLFVLHSIEEDSQDFYAELGLAGDNLKADVGAYLQSHIASLPDADAVTSYHVTEGKAESEILQFIEAQGIDLVAIATQGHSGIQEDLIGSTTDRIIRQAPCPVLTVRGYNQ
- a CDS encoding Uma2 family endonuclease, which gives rise to MDALPDDGNRYELIEGELLVTRAPRLNHQGITSNLILAFGNHLKKFPEGKIYPTPGVIFSVFDAVIPDLVFISYERLAEISQDEKLCGAPELIIEILSPGTENAKRDRQIKRQLYRKYSVQEYWLVDPETTTSEIYRSPKFNQAKLLTLNDMLTTPLLPQFHCPAHEVFE
- a CDS encoding DUF3828 domain-containing protein → MTHKTIRALLLVIFFSFAISGKSNPVQAGATATVKAFYAYHFAHKFDYSKRGLLQRRKWLDDTLYKLLVAEVSKPTKADEAPEMNGDPFTNSQEYPTTFRIGNTNESAAKATIQVIFIWKEQGKVIDERPVDVELVKNKNLWKIANIISGSEPDDNLLQFLQRSR
- a CDS encoding sodium-dependent transporter; translated protein: MESETKTAPATREGWGSQIGLVLAMAGNAVGLGNFLRFPALAAKNGGGTFMIPYFISLLLLGIPLMWIEWGVGRYGGKFGYSTAPGMFEKLWKHPLAKYLGALGVFIPLAFVIYYTYLESWTLGYAVLSFTNQIPSIEGQTPQQAFDTMGNYLATYQGTNNTLPFSGTVMSVTFFILTLFANIFIISRGLAGGIEKMAKIGMPLLILFAIIVGIRVLSLPGAMDGVAFVWNPDFSKITDGAVWLAAAGQIFFTLSLGTGSIETYASYVKEDEDIVLTGLATSSMNEFCEVILGGSISIPAAAAFFGPGAATAIANSGTFNLGFQTMPAVFSGLPGGFLFGGLFFTLLFFAGITSSLALAQPAMAFLQDELRMTRNKAALLVGAIMLVAAIPIIMYLQYGFLDEFDFWAGAFFLLIFSLIETILFFWIFGSKQAWSEIRKGEQMKLPQFFYPIMKYVVPIFLIIILIKGAIDDMLPRIFFKKWEDMPGWSKAAASAGDRLAYEFGLVGRQLVPNHEEAANFWYHWGARIEMIAIYFLFVYLVYYAWKKYRRPSPEGV